Sequence from the Sphingosinicella ginsenosidimutans genome:
GCATCATCGGCCCGAGAAAGAGCGAGAGCGCCCCGCCCGCGCCCAGCAGGAACAGGCCGGTGATCAGCAGCACGATCCCGCGCGCCGGCGAATCGCCCACCCGACGCATCGGCCCGCCACATTTGGGGCAGATGTCCCGCTTCTCCTCGACGGTGACGGCGCAGGCCGGATTGTCGCAGACGCTGAGTGTCGCCATGATCGCCCCCGGTCAGGTCAGGCGACGTTCTACCTCAATTCCGGCGATATCGGAAATACCAGACCTCGCGCCCCTCGCGTCGTGCCTTCGCCTCGTAGCGCGTCTCGGGCCAGCCGCCGGGGCGGGTGAGGAAGTCCCGCGCGCTTTCCGCCAGCCATTCGAAATCGCGGCGGCCATCCATCACCATCATCGTCCAGCGGCAATAGGTCGGATCGTCGGTGCCGATGCGAAGCTCCCCGCCGGGCCTGAGCTTCCTTGCGATCAGGTCGAGCGGGCCAGGATTGACCATCCGCCGCTTGGCGTGCCGCGCCTTCGGCCAGGGATCGGGATGGAGCAGGTAGACGAAGGTGAGGCTGGCCTCGGGCAATCGCTCCATGACGCCCAGCGCGTCGCCCATGTGCAGCCGGACATTGCCGAGCCCGCGATCGCGGACATGGCCGAGCGCCGCGGCGACGCCGTTGAGGAACGGCTCGGCGCCGATGAAGCCGTGATCGGGAAGCAGGTCCGCGCGATAGGCCAGATGCTCGCCGGCGCCGAAGCCGATTTCGAAATGAAGCGGGCGATCGTCGCCGAACAGGCTCCGGCTGTCGATCGGGCCCTCGTCCGGCACCGCGAGCTGCGGCAGCAGCCGATCGACGAGCTCGGACTGGCCGGCCCGCAGCGGGCGGCCCTTGGAGCGGCCGTAGAGCCGGCGGATGGTGGTCGGATCGTTCATCGCAAATTCGTGGCGCGCTGCTATCCTCTTTCCCATGAAACTCGCAAGCTGCATCGCCGCGATCCTGTTCGCCGCCGCCTCTCCCGCCATCGCGACCGGGACGATCCTGTGCCGATCGACGATCAACCCGACCGACGGGCCGGCGCTCGCGCTCTCGATCGGCGATGACGGCATCTTCCAGGCCCGGCTGGTCCAGGGCGGTCCGGCCTTCATCACCGGTGTCGGCGCCGGCGCCCCGACGATCGCGCAATCCTGGATCGACGCCAACCGGCTGTCGCTCGATATCGTCGCCGCCGGGTCCGGGGCGCGCCTCGCCCGGCTCGACGCCAGACGGCGCGCCGGCGACGATTATGTGGGGCTGCTCGACTATGCCGGACGCAGCTGGCGGGTGCGCTGTCAGGAGGTGGGCTAGGGCCCGCGCTCAATGATCGGCGGCTGTTCCCGACAATGACGAAATCCACTTCGTCACGCCCGTTGCCCGATCATGACCGGATGCCCTAGCCTCGTGCGATGACGGGGCGAGCCATTGGTCGGTTGCTGCTGCGGGTCCTGCTCGGGATCGTCGCGGTCCCTGCCGCCTATCTGGGCGCCGCGCTCCTTCTCGGGCTGGTGCCGGCCAATGTCGCCTGGAACCCGCCGGCGCAGGGCATCACCATCTACGTGCGGAGCAACGGCGTCCACACCTGGATCATGATGCCGCGGACCAACGCCTATATGGATTGGCGCCCCTATGCGCCGGCGGAGGATCTTCGCGATCCGCGCTGGGGCAACGCCAATTATGTCGCGATCGGCTATGGCAATCGCGATTTCTACCTGAACACGCCGACCTGGGGCGACCTGTCTCCCCGCACCGCGGCGCTGGCGCTGTTCGGCCGGGGGCCGAGCCTGCTCCATGTCGAGCATGTCCACAATCCCGAGCCCGATGAATGGCAGCGGCCGATCAAGCTGAGGCCGGCGGAATATCGCCGCCTCGTCGCCTTCATCCGCCCGCGCTTCCGGCGCGATGCCGCCGGGCGCACCATCCCGGTCGCGGGGCGCGGCTATGGCGATGACGACGCATTCTACGAAGCCGTCGGCGGCTATTCCTTCATCCTCACCTGCAACGAGTGGACGGGGCGCGCGCTGCGGGCGGCGGGGGTGCGGACCGGCCTGTGGACTCCGCTTGCCCAAAGCCTGACGTGGCGTCTCGATTGATACGGCGGCGGATCGGATTTCGCGACAATTCGTTACAAAGCCATCATACGGGGGACAAACTTGCGCGACAGGCACGAAGGACTAGGGGCAGGATGATGAAGCTCGCTGCCCCGTTTTGCGTGCTCGCCCTCGCGGGCTGCACCGTCGGTCCCGACTATCGGCCTCCCGCGGCGGCGTCGCTGCAGGTGCCGGAGGCCTATGCCGGGCCGACGGGCGCGACGACGGAGCCGGCCGATCTGTCGCGCTGGTGGGAGCGGTTCGACGATCCGCTGATGACCCGCCTGATCGACGAGGCGAGCGCCGGCAATCTCGACATCGCGGTCGCCCAGGCCCGGCTCGTCCAGGCTCGCGAGGCGCTGGTGCAGGCGCGGGCGAACCAGCTCCCGAACGCCGGCGCGAGCGCAAGCGTCGGCCGCGACGTCGGCGCCGGCAACGATCGAACCAGCTTCAGCCTCGGCGCCGATGCGTCGTGGCAGGCCGACCTGTTCGGCGGCATCAGGCGGGGCGTCGAGGCGGCCGGCGCGGATGCCCAGGGCGCCTTCTACAATCGCGAGGCGACGCGCGTCGCGATCGCCGCGGAGGTCGCCGCCAATTATATTGACGCGCGGCTGACTCAGGAGCGCCTTGCGATCGCCCGCGATACGCTGCGGATCGCGGACGACAATCTGCAGATCAGCCAGTGGCGCGTGCAGGCCGGGCTGGCCTCGTCGCTCGATTCCGAACAGGCGCGCGCCTCCCGCGCGCAGACCGCCGCTTCGATCCCGAACCTCGAACAATCCTATTCCGCCTCGGTCTACCGGCTCGGTGTCCTCACCGGCCGCGCGCCCCAGGCGCTGATCGGCGAGATGGCGGCCACCAGGCCGGTGCCGCGCGGCCCGGACGGTGTCGCGGCCGGCATCCCGGCCGATACGCTGCGCCAGCGGCCCGACGTACGCGCCGCCGAACGCGGTCTCGCCTCCGCAACGGCGCGGATCGGGGTGGCGGAGGCGCAGCTCTATCCACAGCTTCGCCTCAGCGGGAATATCGGGACCAGCGCCTTCTCGCTCGGCGGCCTGTTCGATGCGATCACCGGCGGGCTGCTCGGCTCGTTGAGCCAGACGCTGTTCGACGGCGGGTCGCTGCGCTCGCAGGTCCGTTCGCAGCGCGCCGCGGCCGATGCGGCGCTCGCCACCTACCGTCAGTCGGTGCTGACCGCGCTCGAGGACGTCGAGAATGCGCTCGCCGCGCTCAATGCCGCCAAACAGCGGGAGGCCCAGTTCACGATCGCGCTCGATGCCGCGAACAACAGCGCCATCCTGGCCCGGACCCAATATCGCTCCGGCCTGATCGACTTCCAGTCGCTGCTCCAGACCGAAAATGCGCTGCTCTCCGCGCGCGACGGCCTCGCCAACAGCCGCGCCGCCGAATCGAGCGCGCTCGTCCAGCTCTATCAGGCGCTCGGCGGCGGCTGGACGCCGATCGATTCTCCTCCCACGGCCCGCGACGCCGAACCCCAGACGGAAAGCCGCTGATGACCGATACGACCGCGACTGGCGGACAAAAGCCCGACAACGAAACGCTCGACGAGTTTCTCGGCGCGCCGCCGCGGCGCCCCTGGTGGCGCCGGCCGACCACGATCGTCGGCGCGGTGATCCTCGTCGCCGTGCTGCTGCTCCTTTCGCGCTGCTTCGCCGGCGAAGGCGAAGCGGGCTATGCGACCGAAAAGGCGACCCGCGGCAATCTCACCGTGTCGGTCTCCGCGACCGGCAATCTCGCGCCGACCAACCAGGTCGAGGTCGGATCGGAGCAATCGGGCATCATCACCCAGGTCTTCGTCGACAATAATGATCGGGTGACGCGCGGGCAGCCGCTCGCCCGGCTCGATACATCGCGGCTCCAGGATGCGGTGACGCAGGCGCAGGCCGGGCTGGCCGCGGCGCAGGCGGGCGTCGCCACCGCCGAGGCGTCCGCCGCCCAGGCGCGCGCCGATCTCGCGCGGCAGGAAGAGGTGTGGCGCGTCTCCAACCACCGCGTCCCCTCCGAGACGGAGCTCGATGCGGCGCGCGCGGAAAACCGGCGGCAGCAGGCCGCGGTCCGCTCGGCCTCGGCGAACGTGCAGACCGCGCGCGCCCAGCTCGCTTCCGCGCAGACCAATCTGTCCAAGGCGACCATCTACTCGCCGGTCACCGGCGTCGTCCTTTCGCGCCAGATCGATCCGGGCCAGACGGTCGCCGCCTCGTTCCAGGCGCCGGTGCTGTTCACCATCGCCGAGGATCTTTCCCAGATGAAGCTGGAGGTGAAGGTGGACGAGGCCGATGTCGGCCAGGTCCGGGCCGGCCAGCGCGCGACGTTCACCGTCGATGCCTATCCGGGGCGGACCTTCCCGGCGACGGTGACGCGGATCGACGTCGGCGCCAACGCCACCAATGCGACGACCAGCACCGGCACCAGCGCCGCCTCCGGCGCGGCTGGCGTGGTCGCCTATACGGCGGTGCTCGCGGTGCAGAATCCGGAGCTGATCCTGCGCCCGGGCATGACCGCGACCGCGGACATCGTCACCACCGAGCGCCAGAACGTCCTGCTGGTCCCCAATGCCGCGCTCCGCTTCTCGCCCGGGCGGGATGCGGCCGCCGGCGGCGGGCGCAGCGGCGTGACCAGCGTTCTGATCCCGCGCGGCGGACGGCGCGGCATGGGCAACCGCCCGGCGCGCGAGGCGACGATCGGCCGGGGCAGCCGCCAGACCGTCTATGTCCTCG
This genomic interval carries:
- the trmB gene encoding tRNA (guanine(46)-N(7))-methyltransferase TrmB, producing MNDPTTIRRLYGRSKGRPLRAGQSELVDRLLPQLAVPDEGPIDSRSLFGDDRPLHFEIGFGAGEHLAYRADLLPDHGFIGAEPFLNGVAAALGHVRDRGLGNVRLHMGDALGVMERLPEASLTFVYLLHPDPWPKARHAKRRMVNPGPLDLIARKLRPGGELRIGTDDPTYCRWTMMVMDGRRDFEWLAESARDFLTRPGGWPETRYEAKARREGREVWYFRYRRN
- a CDS encoding TIGR02117 family protein, producing MTGRAIGRLLLRVLLGIVAVPAAYLGAALLLGLVPANVAWNPPAQGITIYVRSNGVHTWIMMPRTNAYMDWRPYAPAEDLRDPRWGNANYVAIGYGNRDFYLNTPTWGDLSPRTAALALFGRGPSLLHVEHVHNPEPDEWQRPIKLRPAEYRRLVAFIRPRFRRDAAGRTIPVAGRGYGDDDAFYEAVGGYSFILTCNEWTGRALRAAGVRTGLWTPLAQSLTWRLD
- a CDS encoding efflux transporter outer membrane subunit, whose amino-acid sequence is MMKLAAPFCVLALAGCTVGPDYRPPAAASLQVPEAYAGPTGATTEPADLSRWWERFDDPLMTRLIDEASAGNLDIAVAQARLVQAREALVQARANQLPNAGASASVGRDVGAGNDRTSFSLGADASWQADLFGGIRRGVEAAGADAQGAFYNREATRVAIAAEVAANYIDARLTQERLAIARDTLRIADDNLQISQWRVQAGLASSLDSEQARASRAQTAASIPNLEQSYSASVYRLGVLTGRAPQALIGEMAATRPVPRGPDGVAAGIPADTLRQRPDVRAAERGLASATARIGVAEAQLYPQLRLSGNIGTSAFSLGGLFDAITGGLLGSLSQTLFDGGSLRSQVRSQRAAADAALATYRQSVLTALEDVENALAALNAAKQREAQFTIALDAANNSAILARTQYRSGLIDFQSLLQTENALLSARDGLANSRAAESSALVQLYQALGGGWTPIDSPPTARDAEPQTESR
- a CDS encoding efflux RND transporter periplasmic adaptor subunit: MTDTTATGGQKPDNETLDEFLGAPPRRPWWRRPTTIVGAVILVAVLLLLSRCFAGEGEAGYATEKATRGNLTVSVSATGNLAPTNQVEVGSEQSGIITQVFVDNNDRVTRGQPLARLDTSRLQDAVTQAQAGLAAAQAGVATAEASAAQARADLARQEEVWRVSNHRVPSETELDAARAENRRQQAAVRSASANVQTARAQLASAQTNLSKATIYSPVTGVVLSRQIDPGQTVAASFQAPVLFTIAEDLSQMKLEVKVDEADVGQVRAGQRATFTVDAYPGRTFPATVTRIDVGANATNATTSTGTSAASGAAGVVAYTAVLAVQNPELILRPGMTATADIVTTERQNVLLVPNAALRFSPGRDAAAGGGRSGVTSVLIPRGGRRGMGNRPAREATIGRGSRQTVYVLGADGTPSPVSVVVGETNGAETEITGGDLREGMEVITSRLAAGQSSRKGGGNRRRGNGQGGDQAATPAGGGGQRRGGGGGPNGG